The following coding sequences lie in one Acropora palmata chromosome 3, jaAcrPala1.3, whole genome shotgun sequence genomic window:
- the LOC141877969 gene encoding kelch-like protein 25: protein MGEASHLNDDVQSAYDGDEGTKQPNIIRDWAEQPYDVTLVVKHGEQFKAHGNILRGTCCFFEKILDGNWKENQDGVIRLEVLSEEIMEAMLRFIYTGTLHVNDVERAMGLIETADYLLFPKLKDVPEHFLEQNLSTSNCVLLNQFAGKYRCQKLLATSRKFIQSNFTSVANTGDFCELSVDEVEEWISSDIINISAEDDVFRIILRWIDYEQEERKEKFPSLFRHVRLGFVSLSCLLNEVVTNDYVKKDELSLNNILEWTSGSPVCCELFRQSPRKSLQEDALVALGGEKTAWCFVPSKNEWFQLPDIPSSVDNPEWILSFQNCLIAVGLNSTWAEEFPCYDPFVNEWTTSFLPTPQALLGQGIEPEVATVMVVGEDICAIVEDILPIDDDQGQYSYQRTLFKYSPGSEWWTMVPSFHLEPNLKAKYEVCFVAADKCVYAIGGTKVLTDNDEEEEDEYSLKDAARFHITENKWERIACIQRARSSAFGIAVDQKIFIAGGYLLDSGIFSSGLERIPSCTCEMYDILTNQWHFIANLTIPRANASMVCISGTLYVLGGLVKSQNATIVECYNREKNEWTQVTAAPTEVSPCIYKEPSITSACSMSIFLNGDLHSVLPNMDVLMVSEVEELEASMSDDSRSISSASSSM, encoded by the coding sequence ATGGGAGAAGCTTCACATCTTAACGACGATGTTCAGAGTGCATATGACGGTGACGAGGGAACGAAGCAACCCAACATAATTCGCGACTGGGCCGAGCAACCCTACGATGTAACGTTGGTGGTCAAACATGGCGAACAGTTCAAAGCTCATGGGAACATTCTCCGAGGAACATGTTGTTTCTTTGAGAAGATACTCGATGGCAACTGGAAAGAGAATCAAGACGGAGTCATTCGACTGGAGGTTCTGTCTGAGGAAATAATGGAAGCGATGTTAAGGTTCATTTACACTGGTACCCTGCATGTAAACGATGTGGAGAGAGCCATGGGCTTGATTGAAACAGCTGATTATTTGCTCTTTCCCAAACTAAAGGACGTCCCTGAGCATTTTCTCGAGCAAAATCTGTCAACCTCTAATTGTGTTTTACTAAATCAATTTGCGGGGAAATATCGTTGCCAAAAACTGCTAGCCACCTCAAGGAAATTTATCCAATCAAACTTTACTTCTGTTGCCAACACGGGAGACTTCTGTGAGTTGTCTGTTGATGAGGTTGAAGAGTGGATCTCAAGTGACATCATAAATATTTCTGCAGAAGACGATGTTTTCAGGATCATTCTGAGATGGATCGACTATGAGCAAGAGGAACGCAAAGAGAAATTTCCGAGCCTGTTTCGCCACGTAAGGCTAGGTTTTGTATCGCTTAGCTGTCTGCTTAACGAAGTAGTAACCAATGATTATGTGAAGAAAGACGAATTAAGCCTCAATAACATTTTAGAATGGACAAGTGGATCACCAGTTTGTTGTGAATTGTTCAGGCAATCTCCGAGAAAATCCCTTCAAGAAGATGCTTTGGTTGCTCTTGGAGGGGAAAAAACAGCATGGTGTTTTGTTCCTAGTAAAAATGAGTGGTTTCAACTGCCAGACATACCCTCCTCTGTTGATAATCCTGAATGGATCTTATCCTTTCAAAACTGTCTGATCGCTGTAGGTTTGAATTCAACTTGGGCGGAAGAATTCCCCTGCTATGATCCATTTGTAAATGAGTGGACCACATCGTTCCTTCCAACTCCACAAGCATTGCTGGGGCAAGGAATTGAGCCAGAAGTAGCAACAGTTATGGTTGTTGGAGAAGATATTTGTGCAATAGTGGAGGATATTTTGCCAATTGATGATGATCAAGGACAGTACAGCTATCAACGGACCCTTTTTAAGTATTCACCAGGTTCTGAGTGGTGGACAATGGTACCCTCATTTCATTTGGAACCAAATCTTAAGGCTAAGTatgaagtttgttttgttgcggCAGACAAGTGTGTATATGCTATAGGTGGCACTAAAGTGCTTACTGATAATgatgaagaagaggaagatgAGTATTCCCTGAAGGATGCTGCCAGGTTTCACATCACTGAGAACAAGTGGGAGAGAATTGCTTGTATTCAAAGAGCACGAAGTTCAGCCTTTGGCATTGCAGTTGACCAGAAAATCTTTATTGCTGGAGGTTATCTTCTAGACAGTGGTATTTTTTCTAGTGGACTGGAACGAATCCCATCTTGTACATGTGAGATGTATGACATATTGACAAACCAGTGGCATTTTATTGCTAACTTAACTATTCCTAGAGCAAATGCCAGTATGGTTTGCATTAGTGGAACACTTTATGTGCTTGGTGGATTGGTTAAATCACAGAATGCAACAATTGTTGAGTGCTATAACAGAGAAAAGAATGAGTGGACACAAGTTACAGCTGCACCAACTGAAGTCAGCCCTTGCATCTACAAGGAACCATCTATTACAAGCGCTTGCTCAAtgagtatttttttaaatgggGATCTTCATTCGGTGCTGCCCAACATGGATGTATTGATGGTGTCTGAAGTTGAGGAACTAGAGGCTTCAATGAGTGATGACTCAAGAAGCATTAGTTCAGCTTCAAGTTCAATGTAA